One genomic window of Salvia miltiorrhiza cultivar Shanhuang (shh) chromosome 4, IMPLAD_Smil_shh, whole genome shotgun sequence includes the following:
- the LOC131021860 gene encoding uncharacterized protein LOC131021860, giving the protein MAISFTRFPWLWLGGKDKEQVSNGSLINSINSLGEWGLGLRGEAENLKFYSMKKGDGGMRNRKLKRKWKSREERSRRIDKEYDMVLVPSDGVGLSGSESDDSDWSIGWMEPHAPDFIQSDDEGDGSFAVLVPCYRHDCQRLEEKEPDLSIQFLGAVKDGYSAGGREYMEQWLSSLQNS; this is encoded by the exons ATGGCCATTTCTTTCACTAGATTTCCATGGTTGTGGTTGGGTGGGAAAGATAAAGAGCAAGTCTCAAATGGTTCATTGATtaattcaataaattctttgggGGAATGGGGCTTAGGGCTGAGAGGAGAGGCTGAAAACTTGAAGTTCTACTCGATGAAGAAGGGTGATGGAGGGATGAGgaatagaaaattgaagagGAAATGGAAGAGTAGGGAAGAGAGGAGCAGAAGGATTGATAAAGAGTATGATATGGTGCTGGTGCCATCAGATGGGGTTGGTTTATCAGGATCCGAATCTGATGACTCCGATTGGTCCATCGGGTGGATGGAGCCCCACGCCCCCGATTTCATCCAGAGTGATGACGAGGGAGACGGCAGCTTTGCTGTGCTGGTCCCTTGCTATAGGCATGATTGCCAGAGATTGGAGGAGAAGGAGCCTGATCTCAGTATTCAGTTCTTGGGCGCCGTTAAGGATGGTTACTCTGCTG GCGGTAGGGAGTACATGGAACAGTGGCTTTCCTCTCTCCAAAATTCTTGA
- the LOC131021861 gene encoding kinase-interacting protein 1-like has protein sequence MLQRAASNACSWWWASHIRTKQSKWLEQSMQDMEEKVHSMLKLIEEEGDSFAKRAEMYYKRRPELIEAVEDSYRAFKALADRYDMLSKELQNANNTIATVFPEQVQLAMEAEDECPTPTPKPLKNVPAKSTNVPKVPKASMDTLKGFLNNASKQFQPKKTFSKTSSKSKQPRPKPLPRSGMSKEEALLEIDKVNKEILALQTVKEFCKSSYENGLAKFYEIDNQIMEMQDKVSKLQDEYEVEAVIEDGEARTLMAEAALKSCKDTLATLQEKQDNSTKDAQDEFKKIEEARHHLHSLKQDCGVQHLAHEEDEPSKPKDEEDITSGFIQELNDMETLTSDKTMDLNSSVALTVTQLAEKIDVLVNKVVNLETAVSSQTVLINTMRTESDELRAQIKKLEGDKEKLMGDTRSLSMRIKELEDKLSRLEELNNNVEAHNNKLEANFAHCRCSLDHLSEKLTTVRPDDEAEESDSSHSMHAKSKKKKEKKEKKEKKDKEKKEKKEKKDKTTDEKEVPPISGEEEAGEQEEVKDQKEELPSPRDIKVVAEDKKQEDAGGEDGGKENLEVEQQASVAKQYEVYKPVRRSVTFAGELTKARADEDAKAQEAKESELSWQQMLLNGAEDRDKILLREYTTILRNYKDVKRKLSDTEKKDRDIQFDITMQMRELKQAIMKRDQEIQHLRQELSLLQGNKDGAKKEAPSNSSSAEPESADEEAAGKVESAEQSGKPESGTEDSEVEEKEDDIKLMFKVKASAVSAVEERLRMEIDAILDENLDFWLRFSTAFHQVQKFKSEAQDLLEEIAKLREKKKQEGCMTAQLKSEVRPIYKHLREIQTELTMWLEQRVCLKDELKGRFTSLCSIQEEITTALKEGVEEEEIRFSSHQAAKLQGEILSMKQENNKVREELQTCLDHVSVLQLDIEKTLRQLNQEFSICTDQPQLQHAISRSKIPLRSFIFGTKVKKQKSLFNFMHANRKMHGVRALPPL, from the exons atGTTGCAGAGAGCGGCGAGCAACGCCTGTTCGTGGTGGTGGGCCAGCCACATCCGCACCAAGCAATCTAAATGGCTGGAACAGAGCATGCAGG ACATGGAGGAGAAGGTGCACAGCATGCTGAAGCTGATCGAGGAGGAGGGCGATTCCTTCGCGAAGCGGGCGGAGATGTACTACAAGCGGCGGCCGGAGCTGATCGAGGCGGTGGAGGACTCGTACCGAGCATTCAAGGCGCTGGCCGACCGATACGACATGCTGTCGAAAGAGCTCCAGAACGCCAACAACACCATCGCAACGGTGTTCCCGGAGCAGGTCCAGCTGGCCATGGAGGCGGAGGACGAGTGCCCCACTCCCACTCCCAAACCCCTCAAAAACGTCCCCGCCAAATCCACCAACGTCCCCAAAGTCCCCAAGGCCTCCATGGACACCCTCAAGGGCTTCCTCAACAACGCCTCCAAACAGTTCCAACCCAAGAAGACTTTCTCCAAGACATCCTCCAAGTCCAAGCAGCCTCGCCCCAAGCCCCTCCCCAGATCCGGCATGTCCAAGGAGGAAGCTCTCCTCGAGATCGACAAGGTCAACAAGGAGATCCTCGCCCTCCAGACCGTCAAGGAGTTCTGCAAGAGCTCCTACGAGAACGGCCTCGCCAAATTCTACGAGATCGACAACCAGATCATGGAGATGCAGGACAAGGTCTCCAAACTGCAGGACGAGTACGAGGTGGAGGCCGTCATCGAGGATGGCGAAGCCCGCACTCTCATGGCCGAGGCCGCCTTGAAGTCATGCAAGGACACACTCGCCACGCTGCAGGAGAAGCAGGACAACTCCACCAAGGACGCCCAAGACGAGTTCAAGAAGATCGAGGAGGCGCGCCACCACCTCCACTCCCTCAAGCAAGACTGTGGGGTCCAACACCTTGCTCATGAGGAAGATGAGCCTTCCAAACCCAAAGACGAAGAAGACATCACCTCCGGTTTCATACAAGAGCTCAACGACATGGAGACCTTGACCTCCGACAAGACCATGGACCTCAACTCCTCGGTGGCGCTCACAGTCACGCAGCTGGCCGAGAAGATCGACGTGCTGGTCAACAAGGTGGTGAACCTGGAGACGGCCGTGTCGTCGCAGACTGTCCTCATCAACACCATGAGGACAGAGTCGGACGAGCTCCGCGCGCAGATCAAGAAGCTGGAGGGCGACAAGGAGAAGCTCATGGGGGACACGCGCAGCCTCAGCATGAGGATCAAAGAATTGGAGGACAAACTCAGCAGGCTCGAGGAGCTCAACAACAACGTCGAAGCTCACAACAACAAGCTTGAGGCCAACTTCGCGCACTGCCGCTGCAGCCTCGATCATCTCTCCGAGAAACTCACCACCGTGAGGCCCGACGACGAAGCTGAGGAATCCGACTCCTCGCACAGCATGCACGCCAAgtccaagaagaagaaggagaagaaggagaagaaagaaaagaaggacaaggagaagaaggagaagaaggaaAAGAAGGATAAGACGACAGATGAAAAAGAGGTTCCCCCGATTTCAGGTGAGGAGGAGGCCGGAGAGCAGGAAGAGGTCAAGGATCAAAAAGAAGAGCTGCCAAGTCCACGCGACATTAAGGTGGTCGCAGAAGATAAAAAACAGGAGGACGCCGGTGGTGAGGATGGTGGCAAGGAGAATCTGGAGGTGGAGCAGCAGGCATCTGTGGCGAAGCAGTACGAAGTGTACAAGCCAGTGCGGAGATCAGTGACATTTGCAGGTGAGTTAACAAAGGCACGTGCCGACGAGGATGCCAAGGCTCAAGAAGCTAAAGAGAGCGAGCTCAGCTGGCAGCAGATGCTGTTGAACGGGGCGGAGGATCGAGACAAGATCCTGCTCAGAGAATACACCACCATTCTCAGGAACTACAAGGATGTCAAGAGGAAGCTCAGTGATACGGAGAAGAAGGACAGAGACATCCAATTCGACATCACCATGCAGATGAGGGAACTCAAACAAGCCATCATGAAGAGGGATCAAGAGATTCAACATCTCCGTCAGGAGCTCAGCCTTCTGCAAGGAAATAAGGATGGCGCCAAGAAAGAAGCGCCGTCAAACTCTAGTTCAGCAGAGCCCGAATCTGCAGACGAGGAGGCTGCAGGTAAAGTTGAATCAGCAGAGCAGAGTGGGAAACCGGAATCGGGAACTGAAGACTCGGAGGTGGAAGAGAAGGAAGACGACATCAAGTTGATGTTCAAGGTGAAAGCATCGGCAGTCTCAGCGGTGGAGGAGAGGCTGCGCATGGAGATAGACGCGATACTAGACGAGAACTTGGATTTCTGGTTGAGATTCAGCACGGCGTTCCACCAAGTGCAGAAATTCAAGAGCGAAGCACAGGACCTGCTGGAGGAGATAGCGAAGCtgagggagaagaagaagcaggAAGGGTGCATGACAGCGCAGCTGAAATCAGAGGTGAGGCCGATATACAAGCACCTGAGGGAGATCCAGACGGAGCTGACGATGTGGCTGGAGCAGCGCGTGTGCCTGAAAGACGAGCTAAAGGGGAGGTTCACGTCGCTGTGCAGCATACAGGAGGAGATCACGACGGCACTCAAGGAAggggtggaggaggaggagatcaGATTCAGCAGCCATCAAGCAGCAAAGCTGCAAGGTGAGATTCTCAGCATGAAGCAGGAAAACAACAAGGTCAGAGAAGAGCTGCAGACGTGCCTGGATCATGTCAGCGTGCTGCAGCTGGATATAGAGAAGACCCTAAGACAGTTGAATCAAGAGTTCAGCATCTGTACGGATCAGCCGCAGCTGCAGCACGCCATAAGCAGGTCCAAGATTCCTCTGCGCTCCTTCATCTTTGGAACCAAAGTCAAGAAGCAGAAGTCACTCTTCAACTTCATGCATGCTAATAGAAAAATGCATGGTGTCAGAGCTTTACCACCCCTCTGA
- the LOC131021862 gene encoding nicotinamidase 1, translated as MAMVSPQAIQILKNELPLEQENLLLSGDAKTGLVLVDIVNGFCTVGSGNLAPRAPDTQIGGMVDEAVKLAREFCEKKWPIYAFLDSHHPDVPEPPYPPHCISGTDESKLVPSLQWLENEPNVTIRCKDCIDGFIGSLEKDGSNVFVDWVKSHGIKVILVVGICTDVCVLDFVCSALSARNRGLLSPLEDVVVYSRGCATFDLPVNVARNIKGALPHPQELMHHVGLYMAKGRGAKVISEVVFGV; from the exons ATGGCCATGGTTTCTCCTCAGGCAATACAAATCTTGAAAAATGAGCTACCGCTTGAGCAGGAAAATCTTCTTCTCTCCGGTGATGCCAAGACCGGATTGGTGCTTGTCGACATCGTTAATGGCTTCTGCACTGTTGGTTCCGGAAATCTC GCACCTCGAGCGCCTGATACACAGATTGGTGGAATGGTTGATGAAGCGGTGAAGCTTGCTAGAGAGTTCTGTGAGAAGAAGTGGCCTATTTACGCGTTTCTTGATTCTCATCATCCCGATGTCCCAGAGCCTCCTTATCCCCCTCACTGCATTTCTGGAACGGATGAGTCCAAACTGGTTCCTT CGTTACAGTGGCTGGAAAATGAACCAAATGTGACAATTCGATGCAAGGACTGTATTGATGGATTCATTGGTTCATTGGAAAAGGATGGGTCGAATGTGTTTGTGGATTGGGTGAAATCACATGGGATCAAAGTTATATTGGTTGTGGGGATTTGCACAGACGTATGTGTCCTTGATTTTGTGTGCTCGGCCCTGTCTGCTAGAAACCGCGGACTGCTTTCTCCTTTGGAGGACGTAGTTGTGTATTCTCGTGGTTGTGCTACTTTCGATCTTCCAGTGAACGTTGCCAGAAATATCAAAGGTGCTCTACCTCATCCACAG GAGCTAATGCATCATGTTGGGCTTTACATGGCCAAAGGCAGAGGAGCCAAGGTGATTTCGGAAGTTGTGTTTGGTGTATAG